Sequence from the Caldisericia bacterium genome:
AAAATACAAGGACATCCCTGAAGTTATTGACTATCTTGAAAATGTTAAGGAGGATATAATTTCGCACCTTGACAAGTTTAAGGTTCCTAAGGCAGAGGATGATGATTTCTATAAGAGATACAAAATCAATCTTATAGTTGATAACTCTGACACAAAGGGAGCACCAGTAATATTTGAAACAAACCCCACTTACTTTAATCTATTTGGTGGTATAGAGTATGAAGCTAAAATGGGTGTAATGGTAACAAATTTTAACCTTATAAAGGCAGGATCTATACACAGAGCCAATGGTGGATATCTGATAATAAATGCGATGGATTTACTCACAAATCCCTTTTCATGGGATACTTTAAAGAGAACTCTTAAGAATGGGGAATCAAGAATTGAAAACCTTGGTGAACAGTACAGACTTGTCCTTACCAAAACCATAAAACCTGAACCAATACCTATAAACTTAAAAGTCATCCTCATCGGTACTCCTTACCTTTACTATCTTCTATACCACAATGATGAAGATTTTAAAAAGCTTTTTAAAGTAAGGGCAGATTTTGACACATCTATGGACAGAACACCTGACAACATGAAAGCGTATGCCTCTTTCATAAGTAGCTTCGTGAGAAGAGAGAATCTGAGACATCTAACAAAGGAGGCAGTTTCTGAAGTAATAGATTATGGCTCAAGATTAGTTGAGGATCAAAAAAAGATTACAACAAGATTTCAGTATATATGTGATATTATAAGTGAAGCTGACTATTGGGCAGCTCAAGATAATAGTAGATATATTGATAGAGAGCATATAAAGAAAGCCATTGAAGAGAAAGAATTTAGATCAAACCTTATTGAGAAAAAAATTCAAGAGCTAATAAAGAGGGGAGTAATACTTATAGACACAGAAGGAAAGAAGGTGGGGCAGATAAACGGAATATCCATAATTCAGCTGGGAGATTACGAATTTGGAAAACCAAGTAGAATTACTGCAAATATTCACATGGGAAACAAGGGTGTAATAAACATAGAGAGGGAGGTAAAACTTTCTGGAAGAATACACAACAAGGGGGTACTTATACTCTCGGGTTTTCTTGGAGAGAGATACGCCAAGGATAAACCTCTCTCCCTCTCTGCAACTTTAACCTTTGAACAACTCTACGAAGAAGTGGAGGGGGATAGTGCTTCAAGTGCAGAACTCTACGCTCTCCTTTCA
This genomic interval carries:
- a CDS encoding AAA family ATPase, with the translated sequence MKNFELKPGKLKNTCNPDIFSFNTTEELEPLKEVINQKRALSAINFSLGIKNSGFNLFVSGLPGSGRTSIVKKIVEEKASKEKTPDDWCYVHNFTNPDNPSAIRFPAGKGALFVNDMEDFINTVRKTIPKAFESEEYEKKRAEVIKKFQEEKERLLREVEELARKRGFLIQVTPTGVVTIPLFDGKPLKPEDLQKISPEEQKRIQEEGHKLLEEINKILIKVKRIDKKIMESLQELDVEVAVFSIGHLLQDLKEKYKDIPEVIDYLENVKEDIISHLDKFKVPKAEDDDFYKRYKINLIVDNSDTKGAPVIFETNPTYFNLFGGIEYEAKMGVMVTNFNLIKAGSIHRANGGYLIINAMDLLTNPFSWDTLKRTLKNGESRIENLGEQYRLVLTKTIKPEPIPINLKVILIGTPYLYYLLYHNDEDFKKLFKVRADFDTSMDRTPDNMKAYASFISSFVRRENLRHLTKEAVSEVIDYGSRLVEDQKKITTRFQYICDIISEADYWAAQDNSRYIDREHIKKAIEEKEFRSNLIEKKIQELIKRGVILIDTEGKKVGQINGISIIQLGDYEFGKPSRITANIHMGNKGVINIEREVKLSGRIHNKGVLILSGFLGERYAKDKPLSLSATLTFEQLYEEVEGDSASSAELYALLSAIGNIPLKQNLAVTGSVNQKGEIQPVGGVNRKIEGFFDTCKVKGLTGDQGVIIPYENIDDLMLKDEVIEAVREGKFHIYAVKTIDEGMELLSDLSMDEINERVNKSLRELAMGLKRFGEKEKGEDKDKKS